In Terriglobia bacterium, the DNA window ATCGGGACGGGCCGGAGCGCCACGCCGCACCAGGCGCAGGAGGTTCACCGGATGATCCGCGAGCAGCTCGGGGGCATGTTCTCCGCCTCCGCCACGTCCCGGATCCGCATCCTCTACGGCGGATCGGTCACCGGCGCGAGCGCTCCTGAGCTCCTCCGTCTTCCCGAAGTGGACGGCGCGCTCGTCGGAGGGGCTTCGCTCGACGCGGCATCCTTCGCCGCGATCGTCGCCGCCGCGTCGTGACGGCGTCTCCCGCCGACGTCGACGGCCGCGCTTCTTGCGACGCCGCCGACGCGCGTGCTAGACTTCGCGGGTTCCTGGAAGCAGTTGACCAGGCGAGGCTTGCATGACGTACATCCTGCTCGGGATCCACATCATCGTCGCGGTGTTCCTGATTCTCGTGGTGCTCCTCCAGACGGGCAAGCGCGCCGACCTGGCGGGAGCGTTCGGCGGGGGCGGGAGCCAGACGGTGTTCGGCGCGCGCGGAGCCGCGACGTTCCTTTCGAAGGCGACGACGATCAGCGCGATCATCTTCATGCTGACCTCGCTGGCGCTGTCCGTGATGTCCTCCCCGTCGGAAGGGCGTGGGAAGTCGGTGCTTTCCGACGTGAAGCCAGCGCCGGCCGCGCCGGCCCAGCCCGGGCCGGCGAAGAAGTAGCGCCTCGACGGGTGCGAGCGGCCTACGTATAATCCGGCGCGCGGCCCCGCCGCGGATGATCGACCGGCTGCCGAAGTGGTGGAATTGGTAGACACACCATCTTGAGGGGGTGGCGCCGCGAGGCGTGGGGGTTCGAATCCCCCCTTCGGCACCAAGTCCGGCCGTCCCGTACGCGAGGTCGAGCGCTAGCCCGCCATTCGAAGGTTCTTCCGCCGCCTCGCCTGGTAGTGCTTCGAGCAGAGCCCCTGCGCGACGTGCGGCCGCGCGCACCCCCGAACGTTGCAGCGCCGATTCGACCGGGGCCTTCCGACGCGGCGTGCGCCGCCCGGGCGGCGTCCCGTCTCGACGCGGCGCGCAAGCCGCGCGATATGTCGCTCGATCCGTCGGAGCTGCTCACGCTCGGGAATCTGACGCTGCACCCGATCGACCACCTTGCGAGCGATCGCGTCGACCAGCTGCCTGAGCGCCGCGCCCAGGCTCGTCGAGCGGACCGCCGGGTCGCGCCGTCGTGCCATCCTCCACCCCCCTCCATCGACCCCGAGCTTCATCCCTTCGCGCAAGACGTCCCTGTTCGATAAGGGTCGACGTGAGGTCATACTAGTGGGCGGCGGCGGTCGGTGTAAAGGACTTCATGACGGCGCGGTCCACCCCGGACGCGCCATCACCACTCGCTGTACTTGGTGCCGTCCAGCGCGACGCCCGGCGAGAGGCTGTACACGTCGTACACGTTTTCCTCTCCCCAGCTGTCGCTGTCCCAATCGTCCTGGTAGGAGCGCAATCCCCATTCGGCCTGCCCCGTCATCGGATCGATCGGAATTCGGGTGAGGAACTTGATGGTCTTCGGGGTCGGCGAGTTGGGGTCCCCGACGTCGACGCCCTTCACCAGCTCGTCGAGGCTCCGGGGATAGTGCTCCTGGGCCACGTCGGTCTGCTGGATCAGCCCGAGCTCGGAGTACTTGTGATACTGATCGATCGCGTCGCGCATGATCTGAAGCTCGCCGCGCAGATGGGTTTCCAAGCGGCGTTTCTCGTCCCATCGCATGACCGGGATCGCCGCGGCCGCGAGGATCATCAGCACGGCGAGCGCCGTCAACAGCTCGACGAACGTGAGCCCCGCCTGCCGGCGCCCGGCTACGGCCGCTTCCCTGTCGCCCGACACATCCACGCTTCCGTCACCTCGACTCGATGAGCCATACGGAACTCGAGCGGTCCGCGTCTAGTGCGCGAAGAGACCCCGGGCTTCGATCGGGGCGGCTCAAACTCCCGATCGACGCGACCTGCCGAAGACGCGGCGAAGCCAGCCCTTGAAACCCCGCGTGTGAAGGGGGCAGTCGTCGACGGGCTCGGTCCCCTCCGCGAACACTTCCTCGACCCGCGTGGGACACCCTGCAACCGCGAGCCCGCCGCTTTCGGGATCCACGTCGACCCGGACGATCCCCTCCGGCTCCGGGAACGGGGCGTCGGTGAACCGGCCGCCGCGGCGGAGCAGGTCCACCCAGATCGGGAGGGCCCCTGAAGCGCCGGTCAATCCCGTCCGCGTGTTGTCGTCGTATCCGACCCAGACCAGGGCCAGGATGTCCGGGGTGAATCCGACGAACCATGCGTCCCGTGTGTCGTCCGTGGTGCCGGTCTTGCCCGCGGCGTTGCCTCGGAAGCCGAGGGACGCCGCCGACGCCGCGGTCCCCCGGACGAGAACGCCCCGCATCATGTCCGTCACCAGCCAGGCCGCCTGTGGCGTCACCACCTGCACCGCGGCCCGTTTTCGCTGCTCCAGCAACTCGCCGTCCCTCGTGACGACCTCGCCCAGAATCCGAGTCTCGGCCCGATCGCCGCCGTTCGCGAGCACGCCGAACGCCCCCGCGAGATCCAGGGGAGAGACCTCCTGGGCCCCCAGCGCGATCGAGGGGTAGGGCTCGAGACCGTGGAGACCGCAGCGCTCCGAGGTCCGCACCACGTCCTTCAGCCCCACGCGAAGGGCCGCGCGGACGGTCGGCACGTTGAGGGAATGCTCGAGAGCGTCCCGCGCCGTGACCGGTCCGCGGAACTTACCGTCGTAGTTCGAAGGACTCCACACGCGCCCGCCCGCGGAGATCTCGAGCGGGCTGTCGTCGAGGATGGTCGCCGGCGTCAGGCCGCCCTCGCGCCCCTGGATCGCGGCCTCGAAGCCGGTCAGGTAGACGAACGGCTTGAAACAGGAGCCGGTCTGCCGGCGAGCCTGGACGGCGCGGTTGAACTGGCTCCCGCCGTAATCCCGCCCGCCCACCAGCGCGAGAACGGCCCCGGTCGAGGGGCGCAGGACGAGCGCGCATCCCTCGAGCCTCCGGCCGGTCTCCCTCGAGCGGGCGTGCCGCTCCCGGTCGAGCCGCTCGAGCCCGTCCCGCAGCGCCTCCTGCGCCGCCTCTTGAAGGGTCGTATCCAGCGTGGTGTAGATCCTTAGCCCCTCGCGGGCCAGCTGCGCCGGCGTGTAGAACTCCGCGAGCTGGGCGCGGACCAGATCGACGACGTACGGCGCGCGGGAATGTCCCTCCTTCCCGCTGGCGAGGCGCAGGGGCTCCGAGCGCGCCTTCTCGACCTCGGCCCCGCGGATCTGTCCTTCCTCCGCCATCGCCCTGAGCACCTGGTCGCGTCGCGCCACCGTCTGGTCCGCGTGTGCGAACGGGTTGTATCCGCCCGGATTCCGGATGAGGCCCGCGAGGATCGCGCACTCCCCGAGCGTGAGGTCGGCGAGATCCTTGCCGAAGTAGAAGCGCGAGGCCGACTCGACGCCGCAGACGGCCACGGAGCCCCGCTGGCCGAGATAGACCTCGTTCAGATAGACCTCGAGGATACGGTCCTTCGAGTACCTGGCGTCGAGCACCATCGCCAGGAGCGCCTCGTGCAGCTTCCTCCACCACGTTCGCTCCTGGCCCAGGTAGAGGTTCTTCACGGTCTGCTGCGTGATGGTGCTCCCCCCCTGCACGATGCGGGCGCTCCTGACGTCCGCGAACGCGGCGCGTACGATCGCGATGGGATCGACACCGTGGTGCGAGTAGTAGCGGGAGTCCTCGGCCGCGAGAACCGCCTGGACGAGCCGCTTGGGGACCGCGTCCAGGCGAACGACCTCACGCTCTTCCTGCTGCGGTCCGGAGAGGAGCGCCAGGAGTTCCGGCTCGATCTCGATCCTCTGAAGCGACCGGCCCCCGGCCCCCTCCAGCGACGCGACGACCCCCCCTGAGATGCGCAGGACGACCCGGCGAGGCGGCGTCTCGCCCCAGGGCCCCGTCGACGCCCTCAGGTTCACGTCGAGCCGGTCGCCGCGCCGGCGATACTGGCCGGGGCTCGCCGGAGGACCCTCGACGCGAGCGTAGCCGCAGCGGTCGAGGCGCCTCGCGATGATGTCGGGGGACGCGGACGAGCCCGGGGCGAGCAGGAGGCGGTCCGAGTACACCCGCGACGGAAAATCCCAGAGCCGCCCT includes these proteins:
- the secG gene encoding preprotein translocase subunit SecG; the encoded protein is MTYILLGIHIIVAVFLILVVLLQTGKRADLAGAFGGGGSQTVFGARGAATFLSKATTISAIIFMLTSLALSVMSSPSEGRGKSVLSDVKPAPAAPAQPGPAKK
- a CDS encoding PBP1A family penicillin-binding protein, with translation MKRPDRPPRRDRAGVREEGGRRRRTSRGRVLRRAAAAAVVVLVPLAAAWLYLWVQVGRRFEGRLWDFPSRVYSDRLLLAPGSSASPDIIARRLDRCGYARVEGPPASPGQYRRRGDRLDVNLRASTGPWGETPPRRVVLRISGGVVASLEGAGGRSLQRIEIEPELLALLSGPQQEEREVVRLDAVPKRLVQAVLAAEDSRYYSHHGVDPIAIVRAAFADVRSARIVQGGSTITQQTVKNLYLGQERTWWRKLHEALLAMVLDARYSKDRILEVYLNEVYLGQRGSVAVCGVESASRFYFGKDLADLTLGECAILAGLIRNPGGYNPFAHADQTVARRDQVLRAMAEEGQIRGAEVEKARSEPLRLASGKEGHSRAPYVVDLVRAQLAEFYTPAQLAREGLRIYTTLDTTLQEAAQEALRDGLERLDRERHARSRETGRRLEGCALVLRPSTGAVLALVGGRDYGGSQFNRAVQARRQTGSCFKPFVYLTGFEAAIQGREGGLTPATILDDSPLEISAGGRVWSPSNYDGKFRGPVTARDALEHSLNVPTVRAALRVGLKDVVRTSERCGLHGLEPYPSIALGAQEVSPLDLAGAFGVLANGGDRAETRILGEVVTRDGELLEQRKRAAVQVVTPQAAWLVTDMMRGVLVRGTAASAASLGFRGNAAGKTGTTDDTRDAWFVGFTPDILALVWVGYDDNTRTGLTGASGALPIWVDLLRRGGRFTDAPFPEPEGIVRVDVDPESGGLAVAGCPTRVEEVFAEGTEPVDDCPLHTRGFKGWLRRVFGRSRRSGV
- a CDS encoding type II secretion system GspH family protein, with protein sequence MDVSGDREAAVAGRRQAGLTFVELLTALAVLMILAAAAIPVMRWDEKRRLETHLRGELQIMRDAIDQYHKYSELGLIQQTDVAQEHYPRSLDELVKGVDVGDPNSPTPKTIKFLTRIPIDPMTGQAEWGLRSYQDDWDSDSWGEENVYDVYSLSPGVALDGTKYSEW